From the genome of Pirellulaceae bacterium, one region includes:
- a CDS encoding formylglycine-generating enzyme family protein, with protein MKCLPALAIVGLLIASAVLPGQQISPNPNPAVKAAAQADSDRAAAAKQARALLDKDAVVNSIGMKLKLLPAGEFTMGSPNVLFPDEQPPHQVTLSRPFYLGVYEVTQAEYQQVMGKNPSKFKGVTNPVDSVSWDEVVEFCRKLSALPAEKAAGRVYRLPTEAEWEYACRGGETKNWNTAKNFQAFGKQLNDFAWYLSNSDNKTHPVGQKSPNPWGFYDMHGNVWEWCQDWYGNYPRGAVTDPQGVSSGKYRVFRGGCWNFPFGFCRSTYRNGGHPSRNYGINGINGGFRVALGPSGE; from the coding sequence GTCTGCCTGCTCTAGCCATCGTCGGGCTGTTGATCGCTTCTGCCGTTCTCCCTGGCCAACAGATCTCGCCCAACCCCAATCCGGCGGTCAAAGCAGCTGCGCAGGCTGATTCTGATCGAGCCGCAGCGGCCAAGCAGGCTCGAGCCCTATTGGATAAAGATGCAGTTGTTAACTCGATCGGGATGAAACTGAAGCTTTTGCCTGCGGGTGAGTTCACGATGGGGTCGCCGAATGTGTTATTCCCAGATGAACAACCACCGCACCAGGTTACACTGAGTCGACCTTTTTACCTTGGTGTGTATGAGGTCACGCAAGCAGAATATCAGCAGGTGATGGGCAAGAATCCTAGCAAGTTCAAAGGAGTTACCAATCCGGTTGATTCTGTGAGTTGGGACGAAGTAGTGGAGTTTTGCCGTAAGTTGTCTGCTTTGCCAGCTGAAAAGGCTGCCGGTCGGGTATATCGATTGCCCACGGAGGCGGAATGGGAGTACGCGTGCCGTGGTGGGGAAACAAAAAATTGGAACACGGCCAAAAATTTCCAGGCGTTTGGAAAACAGCTCAACGATTTTGCTTGGTACCTCAGCAACTCCGACAATAAAACTCATCCTGTGGGTCAGAAGTCACCAAACCCGTGGGGTTTTTATGACATGCACGGCAATGTTTGGGAGTGGTGCCAGGATTGGTATGGCAATTATCCGCGTGGTGCAGTGACGGATCCTCAAGGGGTTTCATCGGGCAAGTATCGCGTGTTTCGTGGCGGCTGTTGGAACTTTCCCTTCGGGTTTTGTCGGTCGACGTACCGCAACGGGGGCCACCCGTCGCGCAACTACGGCATCAACGGCATCAACGGCGGCTTCCGCGTTGCCCTGGGTCCGTCGGGCGAGTAG